Proteins encoded in a region of the Magallana gigas chromosome 8, xbMagGiga1.1, whole genome shotgun sequence genome:
- the LOC117690417 gene encoding neuronal acetylcholine receptor subunit alpha-3 isoform X1 yields the protein MAAVSTVLAVCLFGGVNSQTPVQVKSLVDNLLSNYDKRIRPVEDQTLPVILDVSFSLISIIGVDEVNEKLETSGYLTIQWTDSLLRWDPASNNGISTIFLPQNDIWKPDIVLGNGFKKFEEFGGSFYNVEVQSFGDVFWKPFQVFETQCSIDTTYFPYENIVCEIVFVVWSYTVFEVEIFKSANGINLNEYTESGVWEITRTDVKVSKESFESKMTMGFLVLFITALQIRLHHRDTSVPISKPFRFMVRLMHYFHCRKSCKKSKTISPAENKDSEYRDDFDSIGETSQEEEIRPEWKDVTYAIDFLAFWSFFLLYLSLTVYLFATIIRGS from the exons ATGGCTGCAGTTTCAACTGTCCTTGCTGTGTGTTTATTCGGAGGGGTCAATAGCCAGACACCGGTGCAAGTTAAGAGTCTTGTGGACAATCTTCTCTCTAACTACGACAAGAGAATTCGTCCGGTGGAAGACCAGACTCTCCCTGTGATTCTAGACGTGAGTTTTAGCCTAATCAGCATCATAGGGGTGGATGAGGTGAACGAAAAACTAGAGACGTCCGGTTATTTGACCATACAGTGGACAGACTCCCTTCTCAGATGGGATCCGGCCAGCAATAACGGTATTTCCACGATATTTCTGCCTCAG aaCGACATTTGGAAACCAGATATAGTGCTGGGCAATGGATTCAAGAAATTTGAAGAATTTGGGGGCAGTTTTTACAATGTTGAAGTTCAAAGTTTTGGTGACGTTTTCTGGAAACCTTTCCAAGTCTTTGAAACACAATGTAGTATCGATACCACATACTTCCCTTACGAAAATATAGTTTGTGAGATTGTCTTCGTGGTTTGGAGTTACACGGTGTTCGAAGTTGAGATTTTCAAATCCGCGAATGGAATTAACCTGAACGAATACACAGAAAGTGGCGTCTGGGAAATCACACGAACCGATGTTAAAGTAAGCAAAGAGTCCTTTGAATCCAAG ATGACGATGGGCTTTCTTGTTTTGTTCATCACAGCTTTACAAATACGCTTGCATCACCGAGACACGTCAGTTCCAATATCAAAACCCTTTCGGTTTATGGTTCGCCTCATGCATTACTTTCACTGCCGCAAATCTTGTAAAAAGAGTAAAACAATATCCCCCGCGGAAAATAAGGACAGTGAATACAGAGATGACTTTGATTCTATAGGGGAAACTTCCCAAGAGGAGGAAATCAGACCTGAATGGAAGGATGTAACGTACGCAATCGATTTCCTGGCATTTTGGAGTTTCTTTCTACTTTATCTGTCTCTGACCGTGTATCTGTTTGCAACAATCATCAGAGGAAGCTGA
- the LOC117690417 gene encoding neuronal acetylcholine receptor subunit alpha-3 isoform X2, translated as MAAVSTVLAVCLFGGVNSQTPVQVKSLVDNLLSNYDKRIRPVEDQTLPVILDVSFSLISIIGVDEVNEKLETSGYLTIQWTDSLLRWDPASNNGISTIFLPQNDIWKPDIVLGNGFKKFEEFGGSFYNVEVQSFGDVFWKPFQVFETQCSIDTTYFPYENIVCEIVFVVWSYTVFEVEIFKSANGINLNEYTESGVWEITRTDVKVSKESFESKMTEKR; from the exons ATGGCTGCAGTTTCAACTGTCCTTGCTGTGTGTTTATTCGGAGGGGTCAATAGCCAGACACCGGTGCAAGTTAAGAGTCTTGTGGACAATCTTCTCTCTAACTACGACAAGAGAATTCGTCCGGTGGAAGACCAGACTCTCCCTGTGATTCTAGACGTGAGTTTTAGCCTAATCAGCATCATAGGGGTGGATGAGGTGAACGAAAAACTAGAGACGTCCGGTTATTTGACCATACAGTGGACAGACTCCCTTCTCAGATGGGATCCGGCCAGCAATAACGGTATTTCCACGATATTTCTGCCTCAG aaCGACATTTGGAAACCAGATATAGTGCTGGGCAATGGATTCAAGAAATTTGAAGAATTTGGGGGCAGTTTTTACAATGTTGAAGTTCAAAGTTTTGGTGACGTTTTCTGGAAACCTTTCCAAGTCTTTGAAACACAATGTAGTATCGATACCACATACTTCCCTTACGAAAATATAGTTTGTGAGATTGTCTTCGTGGTTTGGAGTTACACGGTGTTCGAAGTTGAGATTTTCAAATCCGCGAATGGAATTAACCTGAACGAATACACAGAAAGTGGCGTCTGGGAAATCACACGAACCGATGTTAAAGTAAGCAAAGAGTCCTTTGAATCCAAG ATGACGGAGAAAAGATAA
- the LOC117690417 gene encoding neuronal acetylcholine receptor subunit alpha-3 isoform X3: MAAVSTVLAVCLFGGVNSQTPVQVKSLVDNLLSNYDKRIRPVEDQTLPVILDVSFSLISIIGVDEVNEKLETSGYLTIQWTDSLLRWDPASNNGISTIFLPQNDIWKPDIVLGNGFKKFEEFGGSFYNVEVQSFGDVFWKPFQVFETQCSIDTTYFPYENIVCEIVFVVWSYTVFEVEIFKSANGINLNEYTESGVWEITRTDVKMTEKR; this comes from the exons ATGGCTGCAGTTTCAACTGTCCTTGCTGTGTGTTTATTCGGAGGGGTCAATAGCCAGACACCGGTGCAAGTTAAGAGTCTTGTGGACAATCTTCTCTCTAACTACGACAAGAGAATTCGTCCGGTGGAAGACCAGACTCTCCCTGTGATTCTAGACGTGAGTTTTAGCCTAATCAGCATCATAGGGGTGGATGAGGTGAACGAAAAACTAGAGACGTCCGGTTATTTGACCATACAGTGGACAGACTCCCTTCTCAGATGGGATCCGGCCAGCAATAACGGTATTTCCACGATATTTCTGCCTCAG aaCGACATTTGGAAACCAGATATAGTGCTGGGCAATGGATTCAAGAAATTTGAAGAATTTGGGGGCAGTTTTTACAATGTTGAAGTTCAAAGTTTTGGTGACGTTTTCTGGAAACCTTTCCAAGTCTTTGAAACACAATGTAGTATCGATACCACATACTTCCCTTACGAAAATATAGTTTGTGAGATTGTCTTCGTGGTTTGGAGTTACACGGTGTTCGAAGTTGAGATTTTCAAATCCGCGAATGGAATTAACCTGAACGAATACACAGAAAGTGGCGTCTGGGAAATCACACGAACCGATGTTAAA ATGACGGAGAAAAGATAA
- the LOC117680433 gene encoding neuronal acetylcholine receptor subunit alpha-6, giving the protein MAAISTVFAVCLFGGVNSQTPVQVKSLVDNLLSNYDKRIRPVEDQTLPVILDVSFSLISIIGVDEVNEKLETSGYLTIQWTDSLLTWDPASNDGISTIFLPQNDIWKPDIVLGNGFKKFEEFGGSFYNVEVQSFGNIFWKPFQVFETQCSIDTTYYPYDREVCEIVFVVWSYTVIEVEIFKSANGINLNEYTESGVWEITRTDVKVSKESVESKVTFSIHIKRKPFYYVFNIMIPILFLGMLTIFVFALPVDAGEKMSYAMTVFLSFAVFLTIINTLLPVSSDTTPVLSIYLLMQMTMSILVLFITALQIRLHHRDTSVPISKPFRFMVRLMHYFHCRKSCKTSRTISPAKKKDSEERDNFDSMGETSQEEKNRPEWKDVTSAIDFLAFWSFFLLYLCLTVYLFVTIIRGS; this is encoded by the exons ATGGCTGCAATTTCAACTGTCTTTGCTGTGTGTTTATTCGGAGGGGTCAATAGCCAAACACCAGTGCAAGTTAAGAGTCTTGTGGACAATCTTCTCTCTAACTACGACAAGAGAATTCGTCCGGTGGAGGACCAGACTCTCCCTGTGATTCTAGACGTGAGTTTTAGCCTAATCAGCATTATAGGGGTGGATGAAGTAAACGAAAAACTGGAGACGTCCGGTTATTTGACCATACAGTGGACAGACTCCCTTCTCACATGGGATCCGGCCAGTAATGACGGTATCTCCACGATATTTCTGCCTCAG aacGACATTTGGAAACCAGATATAGTTCTGGGCAATGGATTCAAGAAGTTTGAAGAATTTGGGGGCAGTTTTTACAATGTTGAAGTTCAAAGTTTTGGTAACATTTTCTGGAAACCTTTCCAAGTCTTTGAAACACAATGTAGTATCGATACCACATACTATCCCTACGATAGAGAAGTTTGTGAGATTGTCTTCGTTGTTTGGAGTTACACGGTCATCGAAGTTGAGATTTTCAAATCCGCAAATGGGATTAACCTGAACGAATACACAGAAAGTGGCGTCTGGGAAATCACCCGAACCGATGTTAAAGTAAGCAAAGAGTCCGTTGAATCCAAGGTAACATTTTCAATTCACATCAAGAGGAAGCCCTTTTATTATGTATTCAACATCATGATTCCAATTCTTTTTCTGGGAATGCTCACCATTTTCGTTTTCGCTCTACCCGTGGATGCCGGAGAAAAGATGTCATATGCAATGACCGTGTTCCTATCTTTCGCTGTCTTTCTGACCATTATCAACACTCTACTTCCAGTAAGCTCGGACACAACACCTGTTCTTAGCATATACCTTCTTATGCAGATGACGATGAGCATTCTTGTTTTGTTCATCACAGCTTTACAAATACGCTTGCATCACCGAGACACGTCAGTTCCAATATCTAAACCCTTTCGGTTTATGGTTCGCCTCATGCATTACTTTCACTGCCGAAAATCTTGTAAAACGAGTAGAACAATATCCCCCGCGAAAAAGAAGGACAGTGAAGAGAGAGATAACTTTGATTCAATGGGAGAAACCTCTCAAGAGGAGAAAAACAGACCCGAATGGAAGGATGTAACGTCAGCAATCGATTTCCTGGCATTTTGGAGTTTCTTTCTACTTTATCTGTGTCTGACCGTGTATCTGTTTGTAACAATCATTAGAGGAAGCTGA